Part of the Bacillus sp. THAF10 genome is shown below.
TATTTAGCAAATAACGCTGGTAAGAAAAGCATTTTTATTAATTTAAAAGAAGCAGATGCCAAACATGAATTGAAATATTATCTTTCTTCCTCTGACGTGATGGTGGAAAGCTTCCGGCCAGGAGTAATGGGAAGGTTTGGTTTAAGCTATGAAGATATTCAAAAAATAAACCCTAACATGGTGTATTGCTCGATTTATGGCTATCGTAATGAAGAACCGTGGTCTTTATTGGGCAGTCACGACATTAATTATATGGCTCTAAGTGGTGTGTTGGCACAACTTAAGGATGATAAAGGGAAACCGGTTCATCCTTCCATCACATTTGCTGATTATTTTGGGAGCATGGCAGCCTGTGAAAAAATCCTCGCTGCATTAGTTCAAAAAGAACGAACAGGAATAGGAGGCTATCATGCTATATCTCTCACAGATTGTATGACATCCATTATGGGAGTACATACCATGATTCATCAGCTAACTGGAGAGGAAGATGGAATAAAAGAGTTAAATGGGAACCTAGTTTGCTATGGGCTATACAAAACGAAGGATGCTCGGTTTATGGCATTAGGTGCTTTAGAGGAAAAGTTTTGGAGTAATTTTTGTAAAGCCGTTAACAGAGAAGAGTGGATCTCTGCACATTTTTCCGCTCGACATGAAAGTAATCTTTTCTCTAAAGAGATGGAACAACTCTTTTGGAGTAAAAGTTTTTCAGAATGGATGCAATTTAGCTTGAATGTAGACTGCTGTCTCACTCCTGTTTTAGAAGTGGGAGAGCTCGCACAATTTCCTTATTATCAAAATGTGAAAAATTTTGAAAGGGGTAATGTATGATGATGAATGTACCAATGACAGTTAGTTCGATGCTGGAAAGAGCGGAGAGATTCTTTCCAAACAAAGAGGTTGTTTCTAGAACGTTAACTGGTGTCCAAAGGCTGTCTTATCGTAAAATTGGCGAAAGAACACGGAGGCTATCCAGTGCATTGGAGAAAATTGGAGTACAAAAAGGCGATAGGGTTGGAACGTTTGCATGGAATCACCACAGACATTTAGAAGCTTATTTTGGTATCCCAGGTATGGGCGCTGTGCTGCATACGATTAATATTCGGTTAGCGCCAGAGCATGTCACCTATATTGTCAATCATGCAGAGGACTCTGTATTGCTAGTGGATGAAGATCTCCTCCCGTTAATAGAAAGAGTAAAAGACCAACTTTCAACAGTCAAAGCATTCATCATCATGACAGATAAAGAAAAGATACCTACCACCTCTTTGCATCCGGTTTTTTCTTACGAAGATCTATTAGAAACAGCCGATCCTAATTACGCTTTTGTAAAAGACATAGATGAAAATGACCCAGCTGGTATCTGCTATACCTCTGCAACAACTGGTAATCCAAAAGGAGTAGTGTATTCTCACCGTTCACTTGTTCTTCATAGCTTTGCCCTTGGTTTAGCTGATACGGCTGCGCTTTCTGAATATGACGTATGCATGCCGGTAGTTCCGATGTTTCATGCTAATGCTTGGGGTTTGCCTTTTGCGGCTACTTGGTTTGGTACCACTCAAGTTCTACCAGGCCCACAATTCACTCCACAATTGCTGGCTGAAATGATCGAAAAGGAGAAAGTAACCGTAACCGCAGGAGTACCAACCATTTGGCTAGGCTTATTAAATGAACTGGAGAAAGGCTCTTATGATACCTCTAGTTTACGTGCCATATTATGTGGAGGTTCAGCTGCACCAAGAGGAATGATTAAAGCATTTGAAACGAAGTATGGCATTCCATTCCTTCATGCGTATGGCATGACAGAAACAACCCCTCTTGCAACAGTGTCTAGGCTTAAGAGTCATCAAACGGAGCTTGACGAAGAGAAAATGCTTGATATCCGTTCCATGCAGGGATTATTAGTTCCAGGCTTAGAAATGAAGGTCATTGGTGCAGAAGGAGAAGTAGAATGGAATGGGGCGGAAATGGGTGAGCTATGCTTGCGAGGCCCTTGGATTGCCGATGAATATTATAAGGATGAGCGCTCAGCTGATGCTTTTGTGGATGGTTGGCTTCATACAGGAGATGTGGTCACGATTGATCCTGAAGGCGTAGTAAAAATTGTGGACCGAACAAAGGATTTGATAAAAAGTGGGGGAGAATGGATTTCCTCTGTAGATCTTGAAAATGCGATTATGGCGCACGAAGCAGTATTTGAAGCAAGTGTAGTTGCTCTCCCCCACGAGGAATGGCAGGAACGACCTGTTGCGTGTGTGGTTCTGAAGGATGCCTATAAGGGGAAAGTGGAAAAAAGAGAAATAATAGATTTCATCGCTCCTCAATTTGCCAAATGGTGGCTACCCGATGAAGTGATTTTCATGGAAGAAATTCCAAAAACGTCCGTGGGGAAATTTTTAAAGAGAGCGCTTAGAGATATCGTGGAAAAAGAAATGAAAAGCACAGTCGAATAATAAAAGGCTTTTTTTCGCTAACTTTGTTTCTGTTGTGCATATTAATTTTTCCCATTAGCAACATTGTTGACCTGCTTTTTTTGCGGGAGATTTAAATATGTTCCTATTATTTTTTCATAAAGATTGGAAAAGTCTTAAACCAGACTTTTCCTGGTAAATAACAACAATTTTTTAGAAAGAGCCTAATAAAAAACAGGACTTCTGTAAAAGGGAGTCCTGTTTTTTGTCCTTAATAGTGGTAAAATATAGGCAACTGTTGGAAAAAATGGGGGATCACGATGAAGAAAGTCGTATTAGCTGGAGGAACGGGGTTTATTGGGCGTTACTTAGAAGAAAAATTTAAAAACGAGGGATATCAGGTCCTGATAATTTCAAGGCAAGAACAGCATATTTCCTGGACTAATAAACAAGCGATTTCAGAAGCCGTGAATGGAGCAGAAATGGTGATAAATTTAGCAGGAAAATCCGTCGATTGCCGTTACAACGAAAAAAACAAACAAGAAATTTTCGACTCGCGCACCGAAACAACAAAAATTTTAGGAGAGGCAATAACGGCTGCAAAGGTCCAACCGGAACTATGGATCAATTCAAGCACAGCAACAATCTATCGGCACGCAGAAGATCACCCGATGACAGAGGAAACAGGAGAAATCGGGAAAGGATTTTCTGTAGAAGTTGCCAAAGCATGGGAAAAGTCATTTTTTGATTTTGACTTAGCAGAAACAAGGCAGGTTGCTCTAAGGATCGCCATAGTACTTGGTAATGATGGAGGTGTGATGACGCCTTTTAAGAATTTAGTAAAGTTTGGGCTTGGAGGTGTTCAGGGACCAGGAACCCAAATGTTTAGCTGGATACATATTGAAGATGTTTACCAAATCATTTTATATCTAAAAGCAAGAAAAGATCTTTCTGGAGTATTTAATTGTTCTGCACCTAATCCTATTTCGAATAAAGAATTTATGAAGGTGTTGCGTTTGAAAATGAATAGAAAATTAGGTTTACCCTCACCAACATGGATGTTAGAGCTAGGAGCAGTCGTTATTAGAACGGAAACGGAATTAATCTTAAAAAGCAGGTGGGTAGTGCCGGAGAGATTGCTTCAAAATGGCTTTACCTTTCGATATCCTACAATTGAAGAAGCTCTTAAAGAGATTATTTCATAGAATATAAGATTGTTTTACTCCACTTCTTTTGGGGAATACCTCCATTAGGAGAAAGGAGAAGATTTCATGAATCTAACTACGGATGAAAAAAAACACTTTAAAGAGAAATTAGAAAAGATGAAAGAAAATATAGAGTCAAAACAAGGGCAGAGTGTACGGGAACAATCATTAAAAGAGTCAACTGGCGAAATCACTTCAGGGATAGGTAATCATTTGGCAGAAGGGAATGCAGAGCGAGTAGAAAGAGAACAGGAGCAAACCTTTGAACAAATAGATGAACGATTACTTGAAGAAATTGAGGATGCACTGGAACGATTGGAAGAAGGCACATTTGGTATTTGCGTGGATACAGGGGAAGAGATTCCCTATGAACGCTTAGAAGCAATTCCTTATGCCAAACGTACCGCAAGCGCGCAAGAGAAATTTGATAAAGGATTATAACTTCCAATACAACATAACTACCCAATTTGTTCAAAAAAGTCCATGTGAATAGTCGAAAAAGTGCATAGCTATCTAGCATATCTCCATCTATAATATTAGTGGAAATCATTAATTGAAACGAAAATGGAAGAGTACTCTACTGAAAAGGCTGACGAAGTTTGTCAGCCTTTTATTAACATGGAATGGAGGGTGAAATGGAACTTGGACAACAGAAAATGGGATTGGAAGCAGATGGAACACTATTTTTACATTTCCAAGGAGAATAAAGCGAATCTTGTCTGGGAATGTAGTTTAACAGATATCATTAACGAAGATAATCTACATAAATTGATAACACTATATGGAGAGGGAATCAGGGCAGACAATCATAGTGTAACGTCTATGTATTTGGCTGGCTGGTTTGGATATTTATGTGGCTGGATGCATTTTTTGCAAAGTCAATCTCAGTATATACAACCATCTTACATAACTGTTCAGCTTTACAGAACAGCTAAAGGCACCATGCTGCTCTCTTTCACTATCAATGAGAAACATTTGGTCCCTTTAACGAATGCAAATGTACTATTCTCTTTTTATGAAAGTGTGATGACTCCTTTGTATATAAAAATGAGTGAACAATTTGATACAAATTTACAACATATGTGGTATCAAGCTACACACAGTCTTTATTGGATCTCTCATCGTATGATACATTCGACCAAACCTCTTAACCAAAAAACTTTTGTGAGTTATGAACAAGCATTGGAAACCTTTAAGAACGATGCTCTCCCGGAATTGTTCGGTGCTTCTACCAAGAAAAATCCGTATACAAAAAAATTAATATTTATTGATAATCCATGGGATATACAAGATCCACTGCCATTAAAACCATCGTGTTGTCTTGCTTACCAAACCAAAGGAGGACATTTTTGCTATACTTGTCCAAAAATGAAGAAAACAGAGCGTGAGAAAAAATTTCATGAAGTAATGGAAAAGCACACTACAACTGGATAAAGTTGCGGTGTGCTATTTTTTTTTGGCAAATTGTATAGTGACAACGAATATTTACATGTTGTACAATAATTCACAATATTCATTTTGTTATTTGTAAAAATAAGGTAATGATTCCTGCGAAAGGAGCGACTTCCATGACGAAAGTATTGCAAGATAGGGTATCAGCAATGGAAATTCAACAAGCATATGAGGTGCTAAAAGACGTAGTTATCAAAACACCGCTTCAGCTTGACCCGATTTTATCAGAGCGTTATAACTGTAAAGTCTATCTAAAAAGAGAGGATCAACAAGTTGTCAGGTCCTTTAAATTAAGAGGAGCCTTTTATCTTGTTCAAAGTTTAACTGAAAAACAACGTGAAAAAGGAGTAGTGTGTGCTAGCGCCGGCAACCATGCTCAAGGTGTAGCGTATGCGTGTAAAAAGCTAGAAATAAGAGGAAAAATATTTATGCCAACTACCACTCCAAGACAAAAAGTATCAAAAGTCGAATTTTTTGGAGGGGAATTCACAGAAGTTATTCTCATTGGCGACACATATGACGACTCCTATCACCATGCTAGAAAGGTTTGTGAGGAGCAAGAAATGAAGTTTATTCATCCATTTGACGATAAGCTGACGATAACTGGACAGGGAACTGTCGGGCTTGAAATAGAGGAGCAGCTGACAGAAGAGTGTTCTCATGTATTTATGAGTATTGGCGGTGGTGGTCTTATTTCAGGAGTGGGTTCCTACTTTAAAGAAAAAAGACCAGAAGTGAAAATGGTGGGTGTCGAGCCATTTGGAGCACCAAGTATGAAACAATCATTAGCTGAAAATCAGGTAGTAGCCCTTCAAGAGATTGATAGTTTCGTTGATGGTGCAGCTGTAAAAAAAGTGGGTGATCTTCCGTTTGAGCTAGCAAAGGAACTCATTGATGATATCATTGTTGTACCTGAAGGGAAGGTATGTACTACTATTCTTGATTTATACAATGAAAATGCCATAATTGCTGAACCAGCCGGCGCTATGCCTATTGCAGCTCTAGATTTTTACAAAGAGCAAATTAAAGGAAAGTCTGTCGTTTGTATTTTGAGTGGAGGAAATAATGATTTGGACCGAATGCAAGAGATGAAAGAACGGTCTCTTATCTATGAAGGCCTAAAGCATTATTTTATCGTAAATTTTCCACAACGTGCCGGCGCCTTAAGAGAATTTATGGAAGATGTCCTAGGAGAAACGGACGATATAACCCGTTTTGAATACACAAAGAAAAATAATCGAGATAAAGGACCTGTGCTGGTTGGAGTGGAGCTTAGAGAACCTGACGACTATTTTTCCTTGATTGATCGAATGGATAGAAAAGGTTTTGCCTACATTGAAATCAATAAAGATAAGCAGCTGTTTAATTTATTGATATAGCTTTTTAATACCGGTATAAGAAGGACGAGGAATTCTCGTTCTTTTTTTTAAGCTCTTTTCTAAAAGCTTGTTGCTAAAAACATAAGAAAAAGTCGGCTTTAAGACTTTTTCCAACCGATTATATAAAATTTCCTCCACGAGCACTTCAGCAACGTCGATCACGTATTGATTAACTATACCCCTGTAGCAATAAAGTTTACGAAAACAGTCTTTTTTTATTTTGAATGAAAAATGAGCCCTGTAAAAAAAATTGACAAACTTTTGTAAGCGGTTTCTTTGTTATAACAGTAATTATGAAAGCGTTTTAATGTTATCTGTAAAATTAGAATTATCTGAAATTAAGTGTTGACCTCCTGTGTGGACGGTATTAAAATAACAACAACTCAAGGAAATATTGATAACTGAAATAACCTTTTTCATATCAGGAGGGTGTCTAGGGTTCCGGTGCTCAAAGCATGTCTGGTCCGAGCGATACCAGCACAATTCAATTTAGAATTCGTGTACACCGTGAGGAAAAAAGCCTCTGCGGATAGGTTCTGATGGACGCATGTCGTTCTTTCAACCTGGCCAAGAGGCAACTTTTTAACCTGTAAGTGTCAGAATATTCAAAAAACAAAAAACAGAAAAGAGGAGATTACAATGTGTAGATACATCTATATGAATGGTGAGCTAGTAGAAAAAGAAAAGGCAGTTGTATCTGTATATGATCACGGATTCTTATATGGCGACGGTGTTTTTGAAGGAATCCGAATGTATAACGGAAATGTGTTCCGCCTAAAAGAGCATTTGGAAAGACTTTATGATTCAGCAAGATCTGTGCTTTTGAATGTCCCCTACACCATGTCTGAACTCGAGGAAATTATTGCGGAGACCTTAAGGAAAAATGAATTGCACGATACCGCGTATATTCGTTTGGTCCTATCAAGAGGAGTCGGCGATCTCGGTTTAGATCCCACTAAATGCAAAACTCCAAACTTAATTGTCATTGCTGAGCAGCTGGCATTATTCCCAAAAGAGCTTTATGACGTAGGAATTAGAATGGTGACGGTTCCTACAAGAAGAAATCGCCCAGATATTTTAAGTCCAAAAGTGAAATCCCTAAATTATTTGAACAATATCATGGTCAAAGCCGAAGCAAATATGGCCGGAGCTGATGAGGCCCTCACATTAAACACAGAAGGGTACGTTGCAGAAGGCTCTGGACAAAATATTTTCATTCTTAAAGGCAATAAGCTTCTTACCCCACCAAGCTACGTAGGCGCGCTTGAAGGAATTACAAGAAACGCAATCATCGAACTTGCTGGGGAAATGGGATATGACGTACAGGAGCAGCCCTTTACTAGACATGATGTGTATGTAGCTGATGAGGTATTTCTTACTGGTACTGCTGCTGAAGTAATTCCAGTAATTTCTTTAGATGGAAGAGAGATTGCAGATGGAACACCAGGTAAAGAAACACATAAAATCTTAGACCGTTTCCGCCAAATGGTAGTGGAGGATGGCTATAAAGTATATCCAGAAGAGTCGAAGGTCGGGTGGGAAATTAGCGGTGGAGTGCTTTTAGGAGAAGCATTAAACCATTAAAAACATCTAAAAAAGTAGTAAGGTGGCCGCAAATAAACGGCCACCTATAAAGGAGAGTCACAGCCTATGAGAAGTAATACAATCAAACGGGGTATTGATAGAGCGCCTCATCGCAGCTTGTTACATGCAGCGGGAGTTAAACCGGAAGATATGGATAAACCATTTATTGGTGTCTGTAATTCTTATGTGGATATCATTCCAGGACATATGCATCTGAATAAATTTGCCGAAGTAGTAAAGGAAGCGATTCGCGAAGCAGGTGGGGTACCATTTGAATTTAATACCATTGGTGTTGATGATGGAATAGCCATGGGACATATTGGAATGAGGTATTCGTTACCAAGCAGAGAACTTATTGCAGATTCGGCAGAGACCGTCATTAATGCGCATTGGTTTGATGGTGTGTTTTATATTCCAAACTGTGACAAAATTACCCCTGGGATGCTAATGGCTGCGGCAAGAACGAATGTGCCGGCTGTATTCGTATCCGGTGGACCGATGGAAGCAGGAAGGACAAAGGACGGAAGGCCACTTTCGCTTGTTTCTGTTTTTGAAGGTGTTGGAAGTGTACTTTCTGGAAAAATGTCTCGAGAAGAGCTACTTGAAATCGAATCCAGTGCTTGTCCAACTTGTGGGTCTTGCTCGGGAATGTTCACAGCAAACTCCATGAATACGTTAATGGAAATGCTTGGAGTTGCTCTACCTGGTAACGGTACCATGGTGGCAACATCTAATGAACGTCACAATCTAATCAAGGAAGCTGCCAAGCATTTAATTCGTCAAATAGAGGATGATGTCAGACCGAGGGATATAATCACCAAGGAAGCAATTGATGATGCATTTGCTCTTGATATGGCAATGGGGGGTTCGACGAATACAGTCTTACATACCCTTGCAATCGCGTATGAGGCTGGCATTGATTATAAGCTAGAAGATGTTAATAAAATTGCAGAACGGGTTCCATACTTGTGCAAGGTCAGCCCTGCTTCAGATTATTCGATGCAAGATGTTCATGAGGCAGGTGGAGTTAGTGCCATCATTAAAGAATTATGTCAGATTGAAGGCGCGATCCATCCAGAACGACTCACGATTTCAGGTAAACCAATCGGGGAGGTAGTAGCACAAGCTGAAATTGTAAATAGTGAGGTTATTCGAAAACAAGATAATCCGTATAGCCCTGTTGGTGGATTAAGTATTCTCTTTGGTAACCTGGCACCAAATGGCGGCGTCATTAAAGTTGGTGCTGTTGACCCTTCTATAAAAACCTTTACTGGAGAAGCAATTATTTATGAATCACAGGAAGAAGCGCAACAAGGCATTGACAGCGGAGAAGTTAAAGAAGGTCATGTGGTGGTTATCCGCTATGAAGGTCCAAAAGGCGGACCGGGTATGCCAGAGATGCTAGCTCCCACCTCCTCCATTGCTGGACGTGGATTGTCTACAAAGGTTGCACTGATCACGGATGGAAGATTTTCCGGCGCTACTAGAGGCATTTCAATTGGACATATCTCACCAGAAGCTGCAGAAGGAGGACCCATCGCTTTTGTGAAAAATGGGGATGTGATTCAAATTGATTTAACTGCGCGTAGCATCCATCTTTTAGTGGAAAAGGAAGAGCTGGAAAAACGAAAAGAAAACTGGAAACAGCCTGAGCCTAAGGTGAAAAGTGGATATCTGGCCAGATATTCCGCACTCGTTACCTCTGCCAATACAGGAGGCGTTTTAAAAGTATAAACAAAAATGAGGAGGTGGAGAACAATTGACTAAGGGTGACCACAATGGCACGAAAGTAGCACATAGACTTATGACGGGATCAAGAATGATAGTAGAAGCTCTCAAAGAAGAAGCAGTGGAAGTGATTTTTGGTTATCCAGGGGGAGCAGTGCTCAATATTTATGATGCCTTATACGACGGGGGCATTCCTCATCTATTAACAAGACACGAGCAAGGAGCCATTCATGCAGCAGAAGGATATGCAAGAATAACTGGCAAGCCCGGTGTGGTTATTGCGACTTCTGGTCCAGGTGCGACAAATATTGTGACAGGTCTTGCAGATGCAATGATGGATTCCCTTCCCTTAGTAGTCATCACGGGCCAGGTGAATTCTCAGGTACTCGGATCTGATGCCTTCCAAGAGGCGCCGACACTTGGTATTTCCATGCCGATTACTAAGCATAATTTTCAGGTGCAGGACGTGAAAGAGCTACCGCGAATCTTTAAAGAAGCTTTTCATATCGCAGCTACCGGCAGACCAGGACCAGTACTGATTGACATTCCAAAGGATGTGACAGCTGTATCTGGTATTTTTGATTACACAAAGGAAGTTCATCTTCCGGGCTATAAGTTACAAATAGAGCCTGATGGGAAAGCAGTTCGGAAAGTAGCCACCGCCATAAAACAGGCGAAAAAACCGGTAATTTTAGCTGGAGCAGGCGTGCTCCATAGTAAAGCGACAGAAGTTTTAAAAAACCTTGTCGCTAAAACTACCATTCCTGTAGTGAACACTTTGCTTGGACTGGGATGCTTTCCTAGTGATCACCCTTTGTTTCTTGGAATGGCAGGAATGCATGGGACCTACACGGCGAACATTGCCTTATACGAAGCTGATTTAATAATAAATATTGGAGCAAGGTTTGATGATCGACTTACAGGCAACCTACAAGAATTTGCAAAGTTTGCCCAAGTTGTTCATTTTGATATTGATCCTTCTGAGATTGGAAAAAATGTTCCAACAGATTATCCCGTCATTGGGGATGCAAGAAAGTCTATAGAGCTTCTCTTAACGGAGCTTTCTGAAAGTGGAGAAACAGGAGAGTGGCTAGAGAGGCTTTTCTGTTTAAAAGAAGAATACCCTTTATGGTACAAAGAGGATGACCAAACCTTTAAACCTCAAAAACTAGTGGAATTAGTCCACGAGATGACAAAGGGAGAGGCTATTGTCACAACAGATGTTGGTCAGCACCAGATGTGGACGGCTCAATTTCACGGCTTTCAAAAACCAAACAAATGGGTCACTTCTGGAGGCCTTGGAACGATGGGATTTGGGCTTCCTGCTGCAATTGGTGCACAAGTGGCAGAGCAGGATGCAGTAGTTGTTGCCATTCTAGGAGATGCTGGTTTTCAAATGACCTTACAGGAACTTGCCGTATTAAAAGAATATAAGCTCCCCGTTAAAGTGGTGCTCGTAAACAATCAATCTATGGGAATGGTACGACAATGGCAACAGCTATTCTATCAGGAGCGTTACTCAGAATCTTTGCTGCCTAATCAACCTGATTATATTAAGCTATCAGATGCCTTTGGGATTAAAGCAGCACTTGTACACAATGAAGCAGAATTCCGTGCAGCATTTGCGGAAGCTCTCTCTTTGGATGAAGCTTTCCTGATAGATTGCAGAGTTACACAACTGGAAAATGTTTACCCAATGATTGCTCCTGGTAAGGGAATTCAAGAAATGGAAGGTGTGAAGCCATGAAGCGGACACTGTCACTATTAGTCAACAATCAGCTTGGTGTGTTAAATAGGTTGACCAATTTGTTTTTACGGAAAGGAATGAACATTGAAAGCCTTGCAGTTGCTCCAGTAAATGAATCTTCTATTTCCATGATGACCATTGTCGTAAAGGTAGTAGAGGAGCAGGAGGTAGAAAAAATAAAGCTACAACTTGATAAACAAATCGATGTGATACAAATTACTGATATATCCGAACAAATTGCTATGACAAATTGACAGAATCTTCAATTAAAAGGAGGAGCATTAATGGGAGCAAAAATGTACTATAACGATGATATCTCACAAGCGGCATTAAACGATAAAAAGGTGGCAGTTGTCGGTTATGGGTCACAAGGGCATGCTCATGCACAAAATTTAAGAGATAGTGGCGTGGAGGTTGTCGTGGGTGTTCGGCCAGGTAGTTCATGGGAAAAGGCAAAAGCAGACGGATTTTCAGTTTTCTCAGTAGGAGAAGCAGTAGCACAAGCCGATGTTATCATGGTTCTTCTTCCAGATGAGAGACAGCCAGAGGTATTTAAACAAGAAATAGAGCCTCATTTAACCAC
Proteins encoded:
- the ilvB gene encoding biosynthetic-type acetolactate synthase large subunit; the encoded protein is MTGSRMIVEALKEEAVEVIFGYPGGAVLNIYDALYDGGIPHLLTRHEQGAIHAAEGYARITGKPGVVIATSGPGATNIVTGLADAMMDSLPLVVITGQVNSQVLGSDAFQEAPTLGISMPITKHNFQVQDVKELPRIFKEAFHIAATGRPGPVLIDIPKDVTAVSGIFDYTKEVHLPGYKLQIEPDGKAVRKVATAIKQAKKPVILAGAGVLHSKATEVLKNLVAKTTIPVVNTLLGLGCFPSDHPLFLGMAGMHGTYTANIALYEADLIINIGARFDDRLTGNLQEFAKFAQVVHFDIDPSEIGKNVPTDYPVIGDARKSIELLLTELSESGETGEWLERLFCLKEEYPLWYKEDDQTFKPQKLVELVHEMTKGEAIVTTDVGQHQMWTAQFHGFQKPNKWVTSGGLGTMGFGLPAAIGAQVAEQDAVVVAILGDAGFQMTLQELAVLKEYKLPVKVVLVNNQSMGMVRQWQQLFYQERYSESLLPNQPDYIKLSDAFGIKAALVHNEAEFRAAFAEALSLDEAFLIDCRVTQLENVYPMIAPGKGIQEMEGVKP
- the ilvN gene encoding acetolactate synthase small subunit, translated to MKRTLSLLVNNQLGVLNRLTNLFLRKGMNIESLAVAPVNESSISMMTIVVKVVEEQEVEKIKLQLDKQIDVIQITDISEQIAMTN